CAGTGAGGATATTGTGAGTAAAAATATTGATGCTATGGGGAAAAAAATAAATACAATAACAGTCCGTCCCGATTTTGATACAAGACATCCTTACGACAAGAATTTTGAAATTGATCCTCAACAGATATATTTTAATGTATTCAGCCACGAACAGGGCATACAGGCTTCCAACCGAAAATATCCGATGTTTTTGATAATAAATAGTGACTATTCTGTTGAAAAGCTATTTACAGATGCTAGTGAGGTTGTTAATTACATATTGGGATTATGATGGGGGGCATAGAATGAGAAAGTTTCCGCTTTACCTTTTAGTATTGTTTTTGGTGGTACAGTGGTGTTCTTTAAGAGTTTGGGCAGAAAGTGATAATAAAGTCACGTCAGTATACTTTTACAGCCCTACATGTGCCTCCTGCAGGAGTATGTCGGACTTCCTTGATAAATTCAGTGCAAGCCATAAAAACCTTGATTTAAGGAAGTATGATATATCTGATTTGAGATACAAAAGTCTTCTGGACAAGTATAGTGAAGCATACAATGTTTCCCCGGAAGATAAGGGAATTGTCCCTGTTGTTTTTATCCGGGACAAATATTTTACTGATGAGGAGTTCATCAGAGCTAATTTTGAAAAAGTGTTGAATACTCCCGGGGCTGAAACTCTGGAAATTAATAATGATTTGGCTCAAACCCCTGAAAAAGATATTAGAAGGTTTAAAGGCCTGGAAATAGTTTTACTTGTTCTAGTAGTTCTTCTGCTTATTAAGCTCAATTGGAAGCGGCAAGGGACAAATTGCCGCAGAGAATATAGTGATAAATAATAGGGAGTCTTTGAACATGAGCTATAATAGTAAAAAATCAGCTTTATTGGTAAGGAGGTATCAGAAAATGATAACAAAAACAAGATCTCAAATCCCAAAGGTTTTATTAATAACAATGCTGGTCTCGGTTTTTTCTTTAATTCTACTATTTCCAAAACATGCATTTGCTTCAACCCCGGATTGGAAGAGTGTACTTAAAAATTCAGACTCATGGTTTGGCAGTTCAGAGGGAATTGCACTAGCAGACAGTATAGTCAAGTACCAGCTTGCAGACGGAGGCTGGAGAAAGGACATGACAACAAGTACCAGCGGGTCATGGGGCAAATCTACCATAGATAATGATACAACTACTTCTCAAATAAAAGTTCTGGCGAAAACATACAATCAAACAAAAAACACTAAATATCTCACTTCGTGTCAAAAGGGCATTGACCTTTTACTGAACGGACAGTACTCAAATGGCGGCTGGCCACAGGTATTCAATGATGCCGGAACGTATCATGCACACATTACCTACAATGACAATGCCATGATTCATGTCATGAACTTATTGACCGATGTTTCAAAAAAGTCAGGGGATTACACCTTTATTGATTCAACCAGAGCTTCAAAAGCAGGCGGTGCTGTTCAAAAAGGTATTCAGTGTATATTAAATACACAAATTATTGTAAATGGTATAAAAACCGCGTGGTGTCAGCAGCATGATGAATTAACTCTGAAACCTACCAGTGGAAGGGCCTATGAATTGCCCTCTATTTGCACCAGTGAGAGTGTGGGCATAGTAAACTACTTAAAAGGAATCAGCAACCCCAGCACTGAGATAACAAACGCCATCAATTCTGCCGTTAACTGGTTTGCACAGGTTAAAATACTAGGGATTAAAGTAGTTGACACTGGAGATGACAGAATAGTTGTCAGCGATTCTCAAGCACCGCCTATATGGGCCCGCTTTTATGAAATGGGTACTAATAGGGCGATGTTCGTTGACCGTGACGGCTCCATTCATTATCAAATGTCAGAAATTAGTCAGGAAAGAAGAGATGGTTATGATTGGTATGGTGATTGGCCCAAAAACCTTGTTAAAGATACCGTTATACCCACACCTATTCCCGATGGTCAATATATAAAATCTTTGATAGTAAGCGACACGGATAATGCCGCAGACTGGTCTATTCAGACCAATTTACAGGTAGGAGATACAATATATGGAGACAGAACCTTCAAAGTTGTTCAAATTCCCCAAAGCCTTGCAGGTGCTGAATGGATAAGAACAGCATGCGATTCAAAACTATACACCTCAGATGAAGCCTCCTTTACTGCAAAATCGGATATAACTGTTTATGCGGCCCTAGACACAAGAGTTACCAGCATACCTGCCTGGTTTGGCAGCTGGACCAAAACCGACGAAACATTAAGTACAGATAATGCCGTTACATATAATATTTATAAAAAGGATTTTACTACCGGTTCAAGCGTGGTACTTGGAACTAACGGGGCATCCTCAAGTGTAGTGAATTACACCGTGATGGTAAAGCCTAAATCCATAATTCTCAAAGGTGACGTAAATGGAGATGGGGCAGTAGATGCTTTGGATTTTGCACTTGTAAAGAGGTACTTACTGAATGGAGTAACTGATGGAATGAATTTACAGGCAGCAGATATGAATAATGATAATTCCGTAAATGCAATCGATCTGGCACTCATTAGAGGTGATATTTTGTACTGATACTGATATATAAGGGAGGGACAACCTATGAAAAGGGAAAGATTTTTTCAGCTAGCTTTGATTTTTGTCTTTGTGTTTCAAACCATAGTTGGCTCATTTTTAATGTCTAAAGTGGGAGCGGTGTCCTATGATTTGATTGTAGCAAAGGACGGAAGCGGTAATTATACTACGGTACAGGCAGCTATAAACAGTGCACCTTCCAATAGCCAAACCAGAACAAAAATATACATTAAAAACGGAACATATAAAGAAAAAATAAATATTTCGTCGTCTAAAATAAATATTTCATTGATTGGACAAAGTAAGGCAGGCACGATTTTAACCTATAATGATGCAGCGAGTACAAAAACATCTTCGGGCGGAACATTAGGTACGACGGGAAGTGCCAGTGTTACCATTGCAGGTAATGGTTTTCAGGCGGAAAACATTACTTTTGAAAATTCATATGATGAAAAAGCTTATGGCAACAGTCAGGCTGTAGCTGTTCTTGCTAAAGCAGACAAAATGATATTTAAAGGCTGTTCATTCAAGGGTAATCAGGATACACTATATGCAAACGGAGATGCTCGCAGGCAATACTACTATAACTGCTATATTGAGGGAGATGTGGATTTCATTTTTGGATCTGCAAATGCGGTATTTGATAGTTGTGAAATTTTTTCTCTCAACAGAAGCGGAGGGTGTATAACGGCACCCAGCACCAAGGCAAATCAAAAGGGATATCTTATATACAAGTGCAAGCTGACAAGTAGCTCAAGTCCCAAAACTATTTATCTAGGAAGACCCTGGATTCCCAGTTCCGATACTGTTCAGACAACGCCAAAGGTATTATATAGGGAGTGTGAACTAGGCTCTCATATTACTGATACAGGTTGGACTGTCATGTCGGGCAATGATCCTGCAAATTTTGAAATGTGGGAATATAATAATACAGGCACAGGTGCGAATACATATAGAAAGCAGCTTCCGTCAGTGAAGGCAGCCGATTACACAATAGAGAAATTTCTTTCAGGGTCTGACGGTTGGAATCCGAATATAGATAGTAATACTCCTGTACCGATTCCTGACGGGCAATACATAAAGTCACTGGTTATAAACGATACCGTAAATGCCGTAAACTGGTCTGTTCAGTCAAATTTACAAGTCGGAGACATAATTTACGGTGATAGGACATATAAATTCACACAGGTTCCACAAAAGCTTCTGGGTTCAGAGTGGATAAAGACAGCATGTAATTCCAAAATTTATACATCTGACTTGGCGTCTTTTACTGCAAAATCGGATGTAACTGTTTATATTGGCCTGGACACCAGAGTAACAAGTATTCCCGGCTGGCTGAGCAGCTGGACTGATACGGGTGAATCATTAGTAAGTGATAATAGTTCAGTTGCGTACAACATATACAAAAAGGATTTCATGGCATATTCTCTTGTAACACTTGGCACCAACGGTGCATCCTCAAGTACTGTCAACTACGCGGTTATTGTTAAGTCAAATACGTATGATTTCCTTTTAGGTGATGCAAATGGTGATGGGGAGGTAAACTCTCTTGATTATGCCACTCTTAAGTCATATCTACTGGGAAAGATAAGTTTATCGCAGGAAGCCATGAAGACGGTAGATTTTAATAATGATAATACAATAGATGCTATTGATTTGGCTTTGTTCAGAATAAATCTTTTAGGCGGGCCTATATATAACATGCTGTAAGAAATTTAAATTCATAAACAAGCATTACAAAGAGCCGGGAAGTATAAAAACTTCCCGGCTCTTTGCATATATTTTAAAGTTCATAAGTGGTGCTAAATTCCGTTATATTCAATTATTTACATCGTAGTTTTTATTTGCTATATTATAATTTATATGCCTTAAATATATTTTTTTGTGACTTTTATATGAGACTTTTATAATACCTATTTTATTAATTTTTGTTAGGGGGATTTATTTGGAAAAGAAGCCCAAAGATGTATCGAATTTAGCCTCAATTAAGAATAATTTTTTCGCACTGAAAATAGCATGGAGTCTTACAAAAAGCAATGTAATCCATGTACTGCTGTTAAATATCTTAGGATATTTTGAGTGGGTATTTTTCAGCACGATTTTTATGAGGTACATAATCAACGCATTAGAAAAGAAAATGAGTTTTGAAAGTATTATGGTTTTTATACTAATATCCGGGGGAGCCTTTGCCTTAATTGGGCTATACAGAAGCTATGTAAACAATGTTACGTTTACTCTGAACAGTACCAAAATATATGAAGGACTGTATCTGAAACTGTATAAAAAGGCGAGAAACGTTGAACTTAGCTGTTTTGAGGATGCTGAATTCTATAATAAATATACCATGGCAATTGATGATGCAGCGGACAAAATAGCCATAGTTGTGAATAATGTGTGGGGCATATTAGTAGGAATAATTGCAACCGGGGTAGTATTTTTTTCAATGTATGACATAGACAAGGTGGCTGTGCTGTTTGTAATTTTCCCTATAATAGGGAACTTCGTTTTTGGTGGCTTTATGAATAAGCTTGAATTGAAAAGATACAAGGAAGGTATACCTAATGAGCGTGTTTTTCAATATGTAAACAGGGTTATGTATCTGGCTGAATATGCCAAGGAAATGCGTTTATCCAAGGTTTACCAATTAATAAAGGAAAAATATAATGAAGCTTTAAAAAGAATTGTCAGTATAGCAGGTAAATATGCACCTAAGTTAATAGTCATGGAGGTACTGAAAGTTGTATTTACATTTTCAATAATTTTTGAAGGTGTACTACTTTATGGTGCTTACAGGGCAATGGTTGTAAAAAGCATTTCCCTTTCTGAAATGGCAGTTCTTTCAAGTACAATGGTTTCTGCCACATGGATTTTAATCGGGTTGTTTAACAATATAGTAGAGGCTATGAAGAACGGACTGTTCGTCAATAACCTCCGTACCTTTATCGAATATAAGGAAGTGATTCCGGAAGACTGGGACGGAGATATGCCTGAGCCTATTATTTCATCTATTGAATTTCGTAATGTCAGTTTTTCTTATAAAGACGGCAAATATGCATTGAAAAATCTGAATTTTTGCATAACGGAAAACAGTGTAGCAGCTGTTGTGGGACATAACGGAGCAGGAAAATCAACTATTATAAAGCTGTTATTCCGCCTGTATGATCCTACCTGCGGAGAAATTCTTATAAATGGAAGAAACATAAAAGAATATAATCTTAGGGCATACCGTCAATTGTTTGCCGCAGCTTTTCAGGACTACAAGATACTTGCTCTCTCTGTAAAGGATAATGTGCTGATGGGGCATAAAGTTGAAAATGAGGATGAGGCTGTAATTGAAGCTTTGAAGAAGGCAGGTGTCTATGAAAAGGTTGAGACTCTGCCAAAAGGAATTAATACTATTCTAACCAAGGAATTTGATGAAGACGGAGCTGTTCTTTCAGGTGGACAATATCAGAAGATAGTGGTTGCCAGAGCATTTGTTCAAAATACTCCGATTAAAGTTTTTGACGAACCGTCATCAGCTCTGGATCCAATTGCAGAATACGAATTATATAAAAGTATAATGAAAGAAAGTAAAAACAAGACCATGATATTTATATCCCATCGCCTTTCATCCGTAAGAAATGCAGACAGAGTATTTATGTTTGAACGTGGCGAACTTATTGAACAGGGTACTCATGAGGAGTTGATGGAATTGAACGGTTCCTATGCGGATATGTATACAAAGCAAGCAATGAACTATCTGGCAGTGGATAAAATAGAAGAGGGGGTTGCACTATGAGTGATAAGGATATGAAACAGCCCTTCAAACAGGTTTGGAACAATAATATGTTCATACTGAAGATATGTTTTTCAGCTTCACCGTTGTATGTTCTTGCATTTATTTTTGATATACTAAGAAATCAAATTCTTATTTTTCTTGAACATACCTATGGTATCGGATATGTACTGGAGTCAGTTGAATTTGGACGGCCTTTTCATAAGGTTGCGGTATTCATAATAACTCTGTTTATATTGATAAGCTTGGGAATGATCTATGGTGCCTTTGTGAACCAACTTATATCAAAAAAGGGTTTGCCTAAGATGAAGCAGAAGCTAAAATTTATGCTTTACGAAAAGGCACAGGAGCTGGATTTGGAATGTTATGATAATCCTGAATACTATAATGAGTTTGTTCTGGCAGTCTCCGAAGCAGATAAGCAGGTGGACAGACTCATGGAATTTCTGAACAAGATTTTTACAGGGCTTACCGTTTTAATTACTACGGGAACGTATTTTCTGGTAAAAGACTGGTTTTCCATAATATTCGTCCTCATTTCCTTTATATTGTCCTTTATGCTTATGCAGGTTTTCAACAAAATAAATTTTAAAATACGTTTGAAAAAGAATCCTGAGGAACGGAAAAGAGCTTATGTTAATCGTGTTTTCTATCTGAATGATTATGCAAAGGAACTCAGGCTTAACCCGGATGTGTCCGACAAGCTCTTTGACAAGTTTAAAGAAGCAAATAAAGCTATATATAACATAGACAAAGCAAGTGCGAAAAAGAAATTTCTTATAAGCTTCGTTAGAGACTATATATCTAATGACTTTATAAGTGACGTGCTTTACATAACTTATCTGGTATATAAGGCCACTGTTCTAAATGCAATTTCATACAGCAGTGTTGTTATTTTATTTAACTCTTTCAGCAGGCTGAAACAGAGTCTCAGGACTATAACGGAAATCTACCCTTATGCCAGTGAAACAAGCTTATATATTGATAAAATCAGAAACTTCTTAAATTATGAGCCTAAAATTGTTAGCCGCAAAAAGCTTGCTGTGCCTGAGACACCAAAAACATTTGAACTTAATAATATATCTTTCGCGTATAAAGAGGGAGAAAAAAGAGTAATAAACAATATAAATATAACCATTAAGCCGTATGAAAAAATTGCACTTGTAGGTTACAACGGTGCTGGAAAAACAACTTTAATAAAGCTGCTTATGCGTTTATATGACTTACAGGAAGGTATGATATCTCTCAATGACATTAATATAAAGGATTACGATGTGGTTCAGTACCATGACTATGTGGGGACCGTTTTTCAGGACTATATGCTTTATGCAGCTACAGTCAAGGAAAATGTAATAATGGACAATGCAGATGGTGTCGCGGAAAAGCCTGTAATGACAGCACTGGAGCAAAGCGGCTTTGCACAAAGGCTTCAGAGCTTTAAGCATGGGCTTGATACTCCTCTTACTGCGGAATTTGAGGAGGACGGAGTGAATCTTTCAGGAGGTGAAGCACAAAAAATTGCAATATCAAGAGCCTTTTACAAAGATTCGAGTCTTATTATTCTTGATGAACCCTCTTCTGCACTTGACCCCATCGCAGAATATCAGCTGAACCAGTCAATGCTTGAGGCTGCAGCCAATAAAACCGTTGTTTTTATATCTCACAGGCTTTCAACTACAAGGCTGGCAGATAAAATATTCATGCTCGAAAACGGAAGGATTATTGAGGAGGGCAGCCATGAGGAGCTGCTCCAACTCAACGGAAAGTATGCAGAGATGTGGCGTGTACAAGCTGGACAATATATAGAGGTATAGTTACAAAAAAGGAGCTGTTGCAAATTTAATTTTTATATATCTTAATAGGTACGTAAGTATAAATTGTATCAATGGAAGCTTGGTTAAAGATATTTCAGATGTTTATTGGCGAAGACAGGATATTTTACCGGAAAACCTATCACGAAGTAGGTTTTAGCGAAACAATGAATCATGGACGATGAATGTGAGCGACGGTAAAATATCCTAAGATGAGCCACTATAAACTCTTGCAAATATCTTGGAAGCAATCATTGATATTTTTATACGGAAGTACCTGTGTTAAAACAGTTAAACTTTCTTTTTTACTTACTGCCTTTTAGACTTATGAGTTGTATAATTAATGCAATAGATGTATAATTATGGCAGTGACATTTGAATACAGTAAATATTACATTTCATCATTTTTCAATTCATTAATAATCCAAATGCAATCATCATATAAAAATTTTAATACCATTTGTCATATTTCATTAAAAAGTAAAAATGATGCTCAGGGTATGAGAAAACAGCTTATGCCCCGAACATACACACCTCGAAAACTTTTAGTGATTCGGGGAATTTAATAATTTTAAGGAGGTTAAAAAATGAAAAAGGTAAGTGTACTGGTTGTGCTTGCTGTTTTACTGGTGAGCATTATTCCATCTGCGGTTTCAGCTGAGGAAAACAACTTTAACTATGTTGATGCATTTGCCAAGTCAATTCTTTTCTATGAGGCAAATTGGTGTGGTCCTGATGCAGGAAACAACAGGATTAAATGGCGCGGCCCTTGCCATTGTGATGACGGAAAGGATGTAGGACTGGACTTGACGGGAGGGTTTCATGACTGCGGAGACCATGTAAAGTTCGGGTTACCGCAATGTGCTTCTGCTTCAACCCTTGCATGGGCTTACTATGAGTTCGAGGATGTTTTTATTGACAAGGGACAGGATGGCTATATGCTTAATATTTTAAAGCATTTTTGCGATTACTTTATGAAATGCTTCCCGAACAAGACTACGTTTTACTATCAGGTAGGCGACGGTGATGTAGATCACCAATATTGGGGGCCGCCTGAGCTTCAGACATATGACAGGCCAGCCTATTATGTTGCAACACCATCAAATCCCGGTTCTGATGTAGCAGGTGATGCGGCTGCTGCACTGGCACTTATGTATCTGAACTATAAGGATATAGATTCAACTTATGCAGAAAAATGTCTTACTTATGCAAAAGACCTTTATGACTTCGGTATGACCTATAGAGGAAACAGTAAAGGTCAAAGCTATTATCTGCCTAGAACTTATCTGGATGAACTTATGTGGGGATCAATCTGGCTTTATGTTGCTACAAATGATAATAAATATATGGATAATGTAGAAAAGCTAATGGTTGAGAAAGGGATAACCGGAGGCAACTCCTTTAATGACAATTGGACCCAGTGCTGGGATTATGTATTAACAGGAGTGTTTACAAAGCTTGCAACACTTTCGACTAATCCTTTATACAAATCAATAGCCGATGACCATATTGATTACTGGCAGAATAGATTAAAAACTACTCCTGCAGGATTGAAATACCTTGATAGCTGGGGTGTTTGCAAATACCCTGCAGCAGAGAGTATGGTTCAGCTTGTTTATTATAAATATTTTGGTAATGAGAAGTGTCTGGACTTTGCAAAGGGACAAATAGATTACATTCTTGGAGACAATCCCAACAATATGTCTTATGTAGTTGGTTTCGGAGATAATTATCCCAAATACCCTCATCATCGTGCCGCAAGCGGAGTTTTGGAAGGCCCGCCTGCAGATGAAAAGAAGGAATTGCCGGAAAGGCATATTCTATACGGTGCTCTTGTAGGGGGAGCAGACATGAATGATGAATATCATGACAATGTTAATGAGTATGTTTATTCAGAAACCGGATTGGACTATAATGCAGGCTTAGTAGGAGCAATGGCGGGTATGTCAAAATACTTCGGTAAAGACCAGTTGCCTGAACCTACTCCGGGTATTGAGGGTGAGCCGACCCAATACTATTCGGAAGCTAAACTATACAAATCAAATACAGAGGGTGTTACCGTTGACCTTAATTTGTATAATATTGTTACGGCACCTCCTCAATATGAAAAAGACTTATCCTGTAAGTTCTTCGTAGACTTATCAGAATTTGCTGCTGAAGGAATTAATCCATCTAAGTTTACAACTAAGGTATATTATTCTCCGGCCGATGCACAAATATCTGGAATTCAGCCATATGATAAGGAGAAAAATATCTATTACGTAGAAATTACTTTCCCAAATAGTCAGTTGTATGCAAGAACTTATGTTCAATTCTGTATTTACAATTACGAAAGTAAACTATGGGATTCCAAAAATGACCTTTCTACCGCAGGTTTAACCGATGAATATGCGAAAATAGAAAATATTCCAATATACAAAAATGGCGTTAAAGTTTACGGGAATGACCCTGCGGGAAGTACAACAATTTTGTATGGAGATTTAAATAACGATAAAGAAATAAATGCAATTGATTTTGCATTATTAAAAAAATACCTGCTGAATGGAGATGCAGAGGGTATAATTCTTAATAATGCCGACATTAATAAGGATGGAGCTGTAAATGCTCTGGATTTTGCAAACTTAAAACTGTACTTACTTGGTAAATAAAAACAATTGGACTAAATGCCAAAGAGCCGTATCTTAAGTAATTATAAATTACTTAAGTGCGGTTCTTTTTCTTTACTTGTTAAATATTTTGGGGATATGTTACTATAACGGTAAAGAATTTTGATTGACTTTATATTAAGTTTATGTAAACAATATTTATATATTAAATACAAATATAAAATTCAAATAGAGAGGAAGTATAAAAATAAAATGGTCAAGCTAAAGATGAGAAACAGTATTTTCAGCCGTTTGGTAATAACCTTTATGATAATAATAATTCCTCTTTATAGTTTAGGTATTTATATATACGGTAGTAGCTTACGTACCGTAAAAAGCGAAATATCAAAATCAACTGTTGCCCAGGCATCATTTTATCTGGAAAGTCTTGAAAAAGAGATAGAGAGGATAAAAATACTCCAATATGATTGCTTGAATGATGAACAATTGAACAAGCTTGCCATAAGATGGGAAATCATGAGTGAATATGAAATATCCCAAACACTGCTCCAGCTAAAGCAAAGACTTGTTGCTATAAAAAGCAGTAGTATCTATGTAAACGATGTAAATGTGCACATTCTCCCAATTTCAAAGACAGTTTCTTCAAACAGCGGAGTAGATGATATTCACATTAATGAATACAATGGAATATATGTTCCGGCAGGATTAAAGGGAGCACAAATTATTAACTATAACGGTCAGTTATATCTGAGTACTTTTAAAAAATACAGCGGAGCAACCAAGCCTTTATTTACTATTAATATAGAATTGAACCAGAATGCATTAAAGCAAGCCCTTGAACAATTCAATACCTATGCGGGAAGCGGTTCGATACTGATAACACCTACAAATATTATTGCGAATAAGTCGCAAGAGGATAATTCTCAATTAATTCAGAGTATTTTATTGAGTATGAAAGAACGGGATCGTGATGGGACTGTATTTACAAAAATTGGAAATAAACAGTATTATGTAGTTCACTCAAATTCCTCATATTTAAATATGTTACTATTAAGATATTTTCCTCAGGAATTTATACTAAAGCCTCTAGAAAATTTTAAAACCTGGGCGTGGGTATTTTCAATTGCTGCTATTTTAATAATAATCATATACTCATTTTCAACTTATAAGTTTATGCATCAGCCATTGAATGAGCTGGTAAAGTCCTTCCGTAAAATTGAAAATGGTGATTTAAAGGTGTTCATAAGCCATGATTCGAATAATGAATTCGGATACCTGTACAAATGTTTTAATGATATGGTTAAAAATCTTAATATGCTGATAGATCAGGTATATAATCAAAAAATATTAATGCAGAAAGCCGAATTGAAGCATTTGCAGTCTCAAATCAATCCTCACTTTCTGTATAACAGTTTTTTTATGATTAATACCATGGCTAGGATAGGTGATGAGAATTTAGTACCGTTTACAAAACACCT
This genomic stretch from Ruminiclostridium cellulolyticum H10 harbors:
- a CDS encoding ABC transporter ATP-binding protein produces the protein MSDKDMKQPFKQVWNNNMFILKICFSASPLYVLAFIFDILRNQILIFLEHTYGIGYVLESVEFGRPFHKVAVFIITLFILISLGMIYGAFVNQLISKKGLPKMKQKLKFMLYEKAQELDLECYDNPEYYNEFVLAVSEADKQVDRLMEFLNKIFTGLTVLITTGTYFLVKDWFSIIFVLISFILSFMLMQVFNKINFKIRLKKNPEERKRAYVNRVFYLNDYAKELRLNPDVSDKLFDKFKEANKAIYNIDKASAKKKFLISFVRDYISNDFISDVLYITYLVYKATVLNAISYSSVVILFNSFSRLKQSLRTITEIYPYASETSLYIDKIRNFLNYEPKIVSRKKLAVPETPKTFELNNISFAYKEGEKRVINNINITIKPYEKIALVGYNGAGKTTLIKLLMRLYDLQEGMISLNDINIKDYDVVQYHDYVGTVFQDYMLYAATVKENVIMDNADGVAEKPVMTALEQSGFAQRLQSFKHGLDTPLTAEFEEDGVNLSGGEAQKIAISRAFYKDSSLIILDEPSSALDPIAEYQLNQSMLEAAANKTVVFISHRLSTTRLADKIFMLENGRIIEEGSHEELLQLNGKYAEMWRVQAGQYIEV
- a CDS encoding glycoside hydrolase family 9 protein yields the protein MKKVSVLVVLAVLLVSIIPSAVSAEENNFNYVDAFAKSILFYEANWCGPDAGNNRIKWRGPCHCDDGKDVGLDLTGGFHDCGDHVKFGLPQCASASTLAWAYYEFEDVFIDKGQDGYMLNILKHFCDYFMKCFPNKTTFYYQVGDGDVDHQYWGPPELQTYDRPAYYVATPSNPGSDVAGDAAAALALMYLNYKDIDSTYAEKCLTYAKDLYDFGMTYRGNSKGQSYYLPRTYLDELMWGSIWLYVATNDNKYMDNVEKLMVEKGITGGNSFNDNWTQCWDYVLTGVFTKLATLSTNPLYKSIADDHIDYWQNRLKTTPAGLKYLDSWGVCKYPAAESMVQLVYYKYFGNEKCLDFAKGQIDYILGDNPNNMSYVVGFGDNYPKYPHHRAASGVLEGPPADEKKELPERHILYGALVGGADMNDEYHDNVNEYVYSETGLDYNAGLVGAMAGMSKYFGKDQLPEPTPGIEGEPTQYYSEAKLYKSNTEGVTVDLNLYNIVTAPPQYEKDLSCKFFVDLSEFAAEGINPSKFTTKVYYSPADAQISGIQPYDKEKNIYYVEITFPNSQLYARTYVQFCIYNYESKLWDSKNDLSTAGLTDEYAKIENIPIYKNGVKVYGNDPAGSTTILYGDLNNDKEINAIDFALLKKYLLNGDAEGIILNNADINKDGAVNALDFANLKLYLLGK
- a CDS encoding ABC transporter ATP-binding protein, translating into MEKKPKDVSNLASIKNNFFALKIAWSLTKSNVIHVLLLNILGYFEWVFFSTIFMRYIINALEKKMSFESIMVFILISGGAFALIGLYRSYVNNVTFTLNSTKIYEGLYLKLYKKARNVELSCFEDAEFYNKYTMAIDDAADKIAIVVNNVWGILVGIIATGVVFFSMYDIDKVAVLFVIFPIIGNFVFGGFMNKLELKRYKEGIPNERVFQYVNRVMYLAEYAKEMRLSKVYQLIKEKYNEALKRIVSIAGKYAPKLIVMEVLKVVFTFSIIFEGVLLYGAYRAMVVKSISLSEMAVLSSTMVSATWILIGLFNNIVEAMKNGLFVNNLRTFIEYKEVIPEDWDGDMPEPIISSIEFRNVSFSYKDGKYALKNLNFCITENSVAAVVGHNGAGKSTIIKLLFRLYDPTCGEILINGRNIKEYNLRAYRQLFAAAFQDYKILALSVKDNVLMGHKVENEDEAVIEALKKAGVYEKVETLPKGINTILTKEFDEDGAVLSGGQYQKIVVARAFVQNTPIKVFDEPSSALDPIAEYELYKSIMKESKNKTMIFISHRLSSVRNADRVFMFERGELIEQGTHEELMELNGSYADMYTKQAMNYLAVDKIEEGVAL
- the pelA gene encoding pectate lyase — its product is MITKTRSQIPKVLLITMLVSVFSLILLFPKHAFASTPDWKSVLKNSDSWFGSSEGIALADSIVKYQLADGGWRKDMTTSTSGSWGKSTIDNDTTTSQIKVLAKTYNQTKNTKYLTSCQKGIDLLLNGQYSNGGWPQVFNDAGTYHAHITYNDNAMIHVMNLLTDVSKKSGDYTFIDSTRASKAGGAVQKGIQCILNTQIIVNGIKTAWCQQHDELTLKPTSGRAYELPSICTSESVGIVNYLKGISNPSTEITNAINSAVNWFAQVKILGIKVVDTGDDRIVVSDSQAPPIWARFYEMGTNRAMFVDRDGSIHYQMSEISQERRDGYDWYGDWPKNLVKDTVIPTPIPDGQYIKSLIVSDTDNAADWSIQTNLQVGDTIYGDRTFKVVQIPQSLAGAEWIRTACDSKLYTSDEASFTAKSDITVYAALDTRVTSIPAWFGSWTKTDETLSTDNAVTYNIYKKDFTTGSSVVLGTNGASSSVVNYTVMVKPKSIILKGDVNGDGAVDALDFALVKRYLLNGVTDGMNLQAADMNNDNSVNAIDLALIRGDILY
- a CDS encoding thioredoxin family protein translates to MRKFPLYLLVLFLVVQWCSLRVWAESDNKVTSVYFYSPTCASCRSMSDFLDKFSASHKNLDLRKYDISDLRYKSLLDKYSEAYNVSPEDKGIVPVVFIRDKYFTDEEFIRANFEKVLNTPGAETLEINNDLAQTPEKDIRRFKGLEIVLLVLVVLLLIKLNWKRQGTNCRREYSDK
- a CDS encoding pectinesterase family protein — translated: MKRERFFQLALIFVFVFQTIVGSFLMSKVGAVSYDLIVAKDGSGNYTTVQAAINSAPSNSQTRTKIYIKNGTYKEKINISSSKINISLIGQSKAGTILTYNDAASTKTSSGGTLGTTGSASVTIAGNGFQAENITFENSYDEKAYGNSQAVAVLAKADKMIFKGCSFKGNQDTLYANGDARRQYYYNCYIEGDVDFIFGSANAVFDSCEIFSLNRSGGCITAPSTKANQKGYLIYKCKLTSSSSPKTIYLGRPWIPSSDTVQTTPKVLYRECELGSHITDTGWTVMSGNDPANFEMWEYNNTGTGANTYRKQLPSVKAADYTIEKFLSGSDGWNPNIDSNTPVPIPDGQYIKSLVINDTVNAVNWSVQSNLQVGDIIYGDRTYKFTQVPQKLLGSEWIKTACNSKIYTSDLASFTAKSDVTVYIGLDTRVTSIPGWLSSWTDTGESLVSDNSSVAYNIYKKDFMAYSLVTLGTNGASSSTVNYAVIVKSNTYDFLLGDANGDGEVNSLDYATLKSYLLGKISLSQEAMKTVDFNNDNTIDAIDLALFRINLLGGPIYNML